One part of the Solanum dulcamara chromosome 8, daSolDulc1.2, whole genome shotgun sequence genome encodes these proteins:
- the LOC129900673 gene encoding photosystem I subunit O, translated as MAATISSVVGLANSSLSGFSSPKKPRLTSDFVRSSVSARNPLRVAKASGGRVTCFQRDWLRRDLNVIGFGLIGWLAPSSIPVINGKSLTGLFFESIGTELSHFPTGPALTSQFWLWMVCWHLGLFLCLTFGQIGFKGRTEDYFSK; from the exons ATGGCAGCAACAATTTCCAGTGTTGTAGGCTTAGCTAACTCATCTCTTTCTGGATTTTCTTCTCCAAAAAAGCCTCGCCTCACCTCAG ACTTCGTGAGATCATCCGTGAGTGCAAGAAACCCTTTAAGGGTAGCAAAAGCTTCAGGAGGCAGAGTTACATG TTTTCAAAGGGACTGGCTGAGGAGAGACTTGAATGTGATTGGATTTGGTCTGATTGGATGGTTGGCTCCTTCAAGCATTCCAGTAATCAATGGGAAGAGTCTTACTGGCCTTTTCTTTGAAAGCATTGGCACTGAACTCTCTCATTTCCCCACTGGACCTGCTCTCACTTCTCAATTCTG GCTATGGATGGTGTGCTGGCACTTGGGGTTGTTCCTATGCCTGACTTTTGGACAAATTGGATTCAAGGGACGGACCGAGGACTATTTCTCTAAGTAG